The following are encoded together in the Euzebya sp. genome:
- a CDS encoding murein hydrolase activator EnvC: MPEAPTLAPSSARRAIAVLCLLAMALTALPAVAASPEEDRIAATRAQLQAGRDELESARSDAEGDQIALEDADRQLQAAFDAVEAASQAVARQQEAVADAEARLAEARAELAQQRELMGERVARLYRQARPDDVIQVLGANSVTQAVRQSAYMSAIGREDRAAVETLANAERRVVAEEQALEAEEVALGNVLTEQEALLAEVEEIRNDRAVVAAASQELVAQLEARENHLESEAEELARIARERGAAAAAAARAAQQREQQAAAGGSGGGSSSGGSGSSGSGGGSSDGGGADDDGGADEPQAAPAPPPPSGGGFSWPASGSVTSEFGPRWGRMHEGIDIASGTGTPIAAAKGGSVIHAGPLGGYGNLVLVAHGGGFVTAYAHLSEIAVSSGQSVSTGTYLGGMGCTGSCTGTHLHFEIRANGVPVDPRSYL, from the coding sequence ATGCCGGAAGCCCCCACGCTCGCGCCCTCGTCCGCGCGCCGCGCCATCGCGGTGCTGTGCCTCCTCGCGATGGCCCTCACCGCCCTGCCGGCGGTGGCCGCCAGCCCGGAGGAGGACCGGATCGCCGCGACGCGCGCGCAGCTGCAGGCGGGGCGCGACGAGCTCGAGTCGGCGCGATCAGACGCCGAGGGGGACCAGATCGCCCTCGAGGACGCCGACCGGCAGCTGCAGGCCGCCTTCGACGCGGTCGAGGCCGCGTCGCAGGCCGTCGCACGGCAGCAGGAGGCCGTCGCGGACGCCGAGGCCCGGCTGGCCGAGGCGCGCGCGGAGCTGGCCCAGCAGCGCGAGCTGATGGGCGAGCGCGTCGCCCGGCTCTACCGGCAGGCCCGCCCCGACGACGTCATCCAGGTCCTCGGCGCCAACTCCGTCACCCAGGCGGTGCGCCAGAGCGCCTACATGAGCGCCATCGGGCGCGAGGACCGCGCCGCGGTCGAGACCCTGGCCAACGCCGAGCGCCGCGTCGTCGCCGAGGAGCAGGCCCTCGAGGCCGAGGAGGTCGCCCTCGGCAACGTCCTCACCGAGCAGGAGGCCCTGCTCGCCGAGGTGGAGGAGATACGGAACGACCGAGCCGTCGTGGCGGCGGCCAGCCAGGAGCTGGTCGCCCAGCTCGAGGCCCGCGAGAACCACCTCGAGAGCGAGGCCGAGGAGCTGGCCCGCATCGCCCGCGAGCGCGGGGCCGCCGCGGCCGCAGCAGCCCGAGCGGCCCAGCAGCGCGAGCAGCAGGCCGCCGCGGGGGGATCTGGCGGCGGGTCGAGCAGCGGCGGGTCCGGCAGCTCCGGCTCCGGTGGCGGGTCCTCGGACGGGGGAGGGGCGGACGACGACGGCGGGGCTGACGAACCCCAGGCCGCGCCCGCACCGCCGCCCCCCAGCGGCGGCGGGTTCTCCTGGCCGGCATCCGGCAGCGTGACCAGCGAGTTCGGTCCCCGCTGGGGCCGGATGCACGAGGGCATCGACATCGCCAGCGGCACCGGGACCCCGATCGCGGCGGCCAAGGGCGGGTCGGTCATCCACGCCGGTCCCCTCGGCGGCTACGGCAACCTGGTCCTGGTCGCCCACGGCGGCGGCTTCGTCACCGCCTACGCGCACCTGTCCGAGATCGCGGTCTCCTCCGGCCAGTCGGTGTCGACCGGCACCTACCTGGGCGGGATGGGCTGCACCGGATCCTGCACCGGCACCCACCTCCACTTCGAGATCCGCGCCAACGGCGTCCCGGTCGACCCCCGCAGCTACCTGTAG
- a CDS encoding LutB/LldF family L-lactate oxidation iron-sulfur protein, with the protein MTPPPVPAGATRLPVVHAPRGVGHLRGDAPFPAAARGALADSQLRRNLGHATATIRAKRAGVVGEVDDWQALREAGSAIKADVMSRLPELLTQLEATVTAAGGQVHWARDATEANAIVTDLVRRTGSDEVVKVKSMATQEIGLNEALADAGIAAIETDLAELIVQLGHDAPSHILVPAIHRNRAEIRRIFLREMPDVDPALTDEPRMLAMAARRHLRRKFLSARVAVSGANFAVADSGTLCVVESEGNGRMCLTLPETLITVMGIEKLVPTWTDLEVFLQLLPRSSTGERMNPYTSFWTGVTPGDGPQDVHLVLLDNGRSAVLADPQGREALHCIRCSACLNVCPVYERTGGHAYGSVYPGPIGAVLSPQLTGVEDNPSLPYASSLCGACYDACPVKIDIPSMLVHLRAAHVEAVADDRRVPRPEHAAMQSAAWAMADARRFAAAQKAVLAGRLLARDAGGGQRRIRSLPPPFNAWTASRDLPEPPRQTFRQWWQQRGGSRG; encoded by the coding sequence ATGACCCCGCCGCCGGTGCCCGCCGGCGCCACCCGCCTGCCGGTCGTGCACGCCCCGCGCGGCGTGGGCCACCTCCGCGGCGACGCGCCGTTCCCGGCCGCGGCACGCGGTGCCCTGGCGGACAGCCAGCTGCGGCGCAACCTCGGTCACGCCACCGCCACGATCCGCGCCAAGCGCGCCGGGGTGGTCGGCGAGGTCGACGACTGGCAGGCCCTGCGCGAGGCGGGATCGGCGATCAAGGCCGACGTGATGAGCCGGCTGCCCGAGCTGCTCACCCAGCTCGAGGCCACGGTGACCGCCGCCGGCGGGCAGGTGCACTGGGCGCGCGATGCGACCGAGGCCAACGCGATCGTCACCGACCTCGTCCGCCGGACCGGCAGCGACGAGGTCGTGAAGGTCAAGTCGATGGCGACCCAGGAGATCGGGCTCAACGAGGCCCTCGCCGATGCCGGGATCGCGGCGATCGAGACCGACCTGGCCGAGCTGATCGTCCAGCTGGGGCACGACGCCCCCTCCCACATCCTCGTCCCCGCCATCCACCGCAACCGTGCGGAGATCCGCCGGATCTTCCTCCGCGAGATGCCCGACGTGGACCCGGCGCTGACCGACGAGCCGCGGATGCTCGCCATGGCCGCTCGCCGCCACCTCCGCCGGAAGTTCCTGTCCGCCCGGGTCGCGGTCTCCGGCGCCAACTTCGCCGTCGCCGACAGCGGCACCCTCTGCGTGGTGGAGTCCGAGGGCAACGGCCGGATGTGCCTGACCCTGCCCGAGACGCTGATCACGGTCATGGGCATCGAGAAGCTGGTGCCGACGTGGACCGACCTCGAGGTGTTCCTGCAGCTCCTCCCGCGGTCGTCGACCGGGGAGCGGATGAACCCCTACACGTCGTTCTGGACCGGTGTGACCCCCGGCGACGGCCCCCAGGACGTCCACCTGGTGCTGCTCGACAACGGCCGCTCGGCGGTCCTGGCCGACCCCCAGGGCCGCGAGGCGCTGCACTGCATCCGCTGCTCGGCCTGCCTCAACGTCTGCCCGGTCTACGAGCGCACCGGCGGGCACGCCTACGGCTCGGTCTACCCGGGCCCCATCGGCGCGGTGCTGAGCCCCCAGCTGACCGGGGTGGAGGACAACCCGTCGCTGCCCTACGCCTCGTCGCTGTGCGGTGCCTGCTACGACGCCTGCCCGGTGAAGATCGACATCCCGTCGATGCTGGTCCACCTCCGCGCCGCCCACGTCGAGGCCGTCGCGGACGACCGCCGGGTACCCAGACCCGAGCACGCGGCGATGCAGTCCGCCGCGTGGGCGATGGCGGACGCCCGCCGCTTCGCTGCGGCCCAGAAGGCCGTCCTGGCCGGCCGGCTGCTGGCGCGCGACGCCGGCGGCGGGCAGCGGCGGATTCGGTCGCTACCACCGCCGTTCAACGCCTGGACGGCCAGCCGTGACCTCCCCGAGCCGCCCCGGCAGACGTTCCGCCAGTGGTGGCAGCAGCGGGGGGGATCGCGTGGTTGA
- a CDS encoding hemolysin family protein: protein MTLLGLAAVIALILANGYFVAAEFALVAARRSRLETAAADGDRRASRAVAVIERLSFALSGAQLGITVTSLAVGFIAEPVFGALFAPVLEPLGVPAASSTAVALTIGLVFSTAAQMVVGELGPKNLAIAKAEDVARGVARSQQLYLRLFGPVIRLFDGSANALIRAVGIEPVEEIAQAVTLDELEHIIASSSESGALEAGVSGLLQRSIEFRELKADDAMRPRSEVVWIADDATCDELVALAAETGHTRFPVTGPEGLDDVRGVVSIKELVDVAADELGITPVRALVEGEMAVPETAPLPEVLRLLRDAHTQLAIVVDEFGGTAGIVTLEDVIEELVGEILDEHDPFERSPVRRADGSWRVPGGWRMDEVRRDTGIALPEGDHDTVSGLVMAQLGRVPTVGDRVEVDGIVLDVLSVHRHAVQSVRLSLASTAAPERGPLP, encoded by the coding sequence GTGACGCTGCTCGGGCTGGCGGCCGTCATCGCCCTGATCCTCGCGAACGGCTACTTCGTGGCGGCCGAGTTCGCGCTGGTCGCCGCGCGGCGGAGCCGCCTCGAGACCGCGGCGGCCGACGGCGACCGCCGTGCGTCACGGGCCGTCGCGGTCATCGAGCGGCTCAGCTTCGCGCTGTCCGGCGCCCAGCTCGGCATCACCGTGACGTCCCTGGCGGTCGGGTTCATCGCCGAGCCGGTGTTCGGCGCGCTGTTCGCCCCGGTCCTCGAGCCGCTCGGCGTCCCCGCGGCGTCGTCGACGGCGGTGGCGCTGACCATCGGCCTGGTGTTCTCGACCGCGGCGCAGATGGTCGTCGGCGAGCTCGGGCCGAAGAACCTCGCGATCGCGAAGGCCGAGGACGTCGCCCGCGGCGTCGCGCGCAGCCAGCAGCTGTACCTGCGCCTGTTCGGTCCGGTGATCCGGCTGTTCGACGGCTCGGCCAACGCGCTGATCCGCGCGGTCGGCATCGAGCCGGTGGAGGAGATCGCCCAGGCCGTCACCCTCGACGAGCTCGAGCACATCATCGCCAGCTCGTCGGAGTCCGGCGCGCTGGAGGCGGGGGTGAGCGGGCTGCTGCAGCGATCGATCGAGTTCCGCGAGCTGAAGGCGGACGACGCGATGCGCCCGCGGTCGGAGGTGGTCTGGATCGCCGACGACGCCACGTGCGACGAGCTGGTCGCCCTGGCAGCCGAGACGGGCCACACCCGGTTCCCCGTGACGGGACCCGAGGGCCTCGACGACGTCCGCGGCGTCGTGAGCATCAAGGAGCTGGTCGACGTCGCCGCCGACGAGCTCGGCATCACCCCGGTCCGCGCCCTGGTCGAGGGGGAGATGGCGGTCCCCGAGACCGCGCCGCTGCCGGAGGTCCTGCGCCTGCTGCGCGACGCCCACACCCAGCTCGCGATCGTCGTCGACGAGTTCGGGGGGACCGCCGGGATCGTCACCCTCGAGGACGTCATCGAGGAGCTCGTGGGCGAGATCCTCGACGAGCACGACCCGTTCGAGCGGTCGCCGGTGCGCCGGGCGGACGGCAGCTGGCGGGTGCCGGGCGGCTGGCGGATGGACGAGGTGCGACGCGACACCGGCATCGCGCTGCCCGAGGGCGATCACGACACGGTGAGCGGCCTGGTCATGGCCCAGCTCGGGCGGGTGCCGACGGTCGGCGACCGCGTCGAGGTCGACGGCATCGTGCTCGACGTCCTCAGCGTCCACCGCCACGCGGTGCAGTCCGTGCGCCTGTCACTGGCCTCGACCGCCGCACCCGAGCGCGGGCCGCTGCCATGA
- a CDS encoding VanW family protein: MATRPAPRPRRHRPAGGRAGRPAWLRPAVVAGVVVVAAAAGLIAFRSARPGALPGTVVGGVEVGGLEEAALRQAVATMGADRAARRIDVQRGPLRVPTSAGAAGYAVDVDATVDAVLRHGRQLNPLAAMADHLTAGFTTTRVRPVEVVDDAAYRRWVIALGEDLGLDAVRGEVLVAGSLVEVLPPPPGEIIDAAALRDRLLAAVDEADTDDAEVTIVDVPTTTATPSADEDLLARLAADVDRAISAPVTLTRGEAALTFTAEQIGDLLAVRAEPVTATPGAAALELVVDPSALAGLVGDERRAALSEPPRDAVVDVRGDAVQLVGSSPGFAFDAVVAADQLLEVATSVGPRTVPLEGENLEPEVTTAELEALGIREVVATYTTEHACCEGRVTNIQRMADLVDGAVVGPGETFSLNAHVGPRTTEAGFVDGGAISGGEFTDQIGGGVSQFATTLFNAVFFGGYEILEFKPHSYYIPRYPVGREATLNFDPPIDVAFRNDSPHGIYVATSHTDTSVTVALVSTTWAEVESTTSERYGIREPREERTETDELDAGDERVAQGGRPGFSVDITRTIRYVDGREEVERFTTTYLPEPRIIEVGTGAADGPTEPPEDDPTDDAPDDASGEEPADPVVTEPPDEPAPPPPPPPPPPPPPAPDPEPTAAPTPTPAPEPAG; this comes from the coding sequence ATGGCGACGCGTCCTGCCCCGCGACCGCGGCGGCACCGTCCGGCGGGCGGCAGGGCGGGCCGGCCGGCCTGGCTGCGCCCCGCCGTCGTCGCCGGCGTGGTCGTCGTGGCGGCCGCCGCGGGCCTGATCGCGTTCCGGAGCGCCCGACCCGGTGCGCTGCCGGGCACCGTGGTCGGCGGGGTGGAGGTCGGCGGGCTCGAGGAGGCGGCCCTCCGCCAGGCGGTGGCGACGATGGGCGCCGACCGGGCGGCCCGGCGCATCGACGTCCAGCGCGGTCCCCTGCGCGTGCCCACCTCGGCGGGCGCGGCGGGCTACGCCGTCGACGTCGACGCGACCGTCGACGCGGTCCTCCGCCACGGCCGGCAGCTCAACCCGCTCGCCGCCATGGCCGACCACCTGACCGCCGGGTTCACCACGACCCGGGTCCGGCCTGTCGAGGTCGTCGACGACGCGGCGTACCGCCGGTGGGTGATCGCCCTCGGGGAGGACCTCGGCCTGGACGCCGTCCGCGGGGAGGTCCTCGTCGCCGGCTCGCTGGTCGAGGTCCTCCCCCCGCCGCCGGGTGAGATCATCGACGCCGCCGCCCTCCGCGACCGCCTGCTCGCCGCGGTCGACGAGGCCGACACCGACGACGCCGAGGTCACGATCGTGGACGTCCCCACGACCACCGCCACCCCCTCCGCCGACGAGGACCTCCTCGCACGCCTGGCCGCCGACGTCGACCGGGCGATCAGCGCGCCCGTCACCCTCACCCGGGGGGAGGCGGCGCTGACGTTCACCGCCGAGCAGATCGGTGACCTGCTGGCCGTCCGCGCCGAGCCGGTCACCGCCACGCCGGGCGCGGCCGCCCTCGAGCTCGTCGTCGACCCCTCCGCCCTCGCCGGCCTGGTGGGCGACGAGCGGCGCGCCGCGCTGTCCGAGCCCCCCCGTGACGCGGTCGTCGATGTGCGCGGCGACGCCGTCCAGCTCGTCGGGTCCTCCCCCGGATTCGCCTTCGACGCGGTCGTGGCGGCGGACCAGCTCCTCGAGGTCGCGACCTCGGTCGGTCCCCGGACCGTGCCGCTCGAGGGCGAGAACCTCGAGCCGGAGGTGACCACCGCCGAGCTCGAGGCCCTCGGCATCCGCGAGGTGGTCGCCACCTACACGACGGAGCACGCCTGCTGCGAGGGCCGGGTCACCAACATCCAGCGGATGGCCGACCTCGTCGACGGCGCGGTCGTCGGGCCCGGCGAGACCTTCTCCCTCAACGCCCACGTCGGGCCGCGCACGACCGAGGCCGGCTTCGTCGACGGCGGCGCGATCTCCGGCGGCGAGTTCACCGACCAGATCGGTGGAGGGGTCAGCCAGTTCGCGACGACGCTGTTCAACGCCGTCTTCTTCGGCGGCTACGAGATCCTCGAGTTCAAGCCGCACAGCTACTACATCCCCCGCTACCCGGTCGGGCGCGAGGCGACGTTGAACTTCGACCCGCCGATCGACGTGGCGTTCCGCAACGACTCCCCCCACGGCATCTACGTCGCCACCTCCCACACCGACACGTCGGTGACCGTCGCGCTGGTGTCGACCACCTGGGCCGAGGTGGAGTCCACCACCAGCGAGCGCTACGGGATCCGGGAGCCGCGCGAGGAGCGGACCGAGACCGACGAGCTCGACGCCGGCGACGAGCGGGTCGCCCAGGGCGGCCGGCCGGGCTTCAGCGTCGACATCACCCGCACCATCCGCTACGTCGACGGCCGCGAGGAGGTCGAGCGGTTCACGACCACCTACCTCCCCGAGCCGCGGATCATCGAGGTCGGCACGGGTGCGGCGGACGGCCCCACCGAGCCCCCCGAGGACGATCCCACCGACGACGCGCCGGACGACGCGTCTGGCGAGGAGCCCGCGGACCCCGTCGTGACCGAGCCCCCCGACGAGCCGGCCCCTCCCCCTCCCCCGCCACCCCCTCCGCCACCCCCACCCGCGCCCGATCCCGAGCCGACCGCGGCACCGACGCCCACCCCGGCGCCCGAGCCCGCCGGGTGA
- a CDS encoding LCP family protein: MSQPPDSIDRTYGERWAGDRPSGGDDDFGPPMRGRHRRLSFGAALGAALRIAVFGVLIIALLLVGLGVYASSQITREPVEGLGNGVGAFNVLVVGSDSREGFTPEQLAQLGTEAVEGRRTDTIFLLSVDGGRAAMLSFPRDLYVTACDGQQGRINGAYARLGPSCLVQTVTDLTGIAIDHYVEMNLFGFVQIVDAVGGVPIFLDQPLTDAFAGVDLPAGCNVLDGTAAIGFVRARHVDSDLGRIARQQRFLKELVEEVVSPSTVVNIPRLFRVAGASGRSLIADEGLGVIDLARLARAGRGLAGSGLATYTVPANAANVDGASVLIPDAAQVDGLFASFADGSILSVPAEADVAAVQPGDVPIQVLNGAGVEGLAGQDRDFLTARGFTVSGVGNADAVPSTVVRHPPGQQAAAQLVADQIPGATVAEVPEVADVTLVLGPGATFDAPPPPPPTEDPGAAEEVPLGAGAVPQDCG, encoded by the coding sequence ATGAGCCAGCCACCAGACTCGATCGATCGGACCTACGGGGAGCGCTGGGCCGGCGACCGCCCCTCCGGCGGCGACGACGACTTCGGACCGCCGATGCGGGGACGGCACCGCCGGCTGTCCTTCGGGGCGGCGCTCGGCGCGGCGCTGCGCATCGCCGTCTTCGGCGTGCTGATCATCGCGCTGCTGCTGGTCGGCCTCGGCGTGTACGCGTCCAGCCAGATCACCCGCGAGCCGGTCGAGGGGCTCGGGAACGGCGTCGGCGCGTTCAACGTCCTGGTGGTCGGCTCGGACAGCCGTGAGGGCTTCACGCCCGAGCAGCTCGCCCAGCTCGGCACCGAGGCGGTCGAGGGCCGCCGCACCGACACGATCTTCCTCCTCAGCGTCGACGGGGGCCGCGCGGCGATGCTCAGCTTCCCCCGCGACCTGTACGTCACCGCCTGCGACGGCCAGCAGGGGCGGATCAACGGCGCCTACGCCCGGCTGGGGCCGTCCTGCCTGGTCCAGACGGTGACCGACCTCACCGGCATCGCGATCGACCACTACGTCGAGATGAACCTCTTCGGCTTCGTGCAGATCGTCGACGCGGTCGGCGGCGTGCCGATCTTCCTCGACCAGCCCCTCACCGACGCCTTCGCGGGCGTCGACCTGCCGGCCGGCTGCAACGTCCTCGACGGGACCGCAGCGATCGGCTTCGTCCGCGCCCGACACGTCGACTCCGACCTCGGCCGCATCGCCCGCCAGCAGCGGTTCCTGAAGGAGCTGGTCGAGGAGGTCGTCTCCCCCTCCACCGTGGTCAACATCCCACGGCTGTTCCGCGTCGCCGGGGCGTCGGGCCGGTCGCTGATCGCCGACGAGGGCCTCGGCGTCATCGACCTGGCCCGCCTGGCCCGCGCCGGTCGCGGCCTCGCCGGGTCGGGGCTGGCCACCTACACCGTGCCGGCCAACGCGGCGAACGTGGACGGCGCGTCGGTGCTGATCCCGGATGCGGCGCAGGTCGACGGCCTCTTCGCCTCGTTCGCCGACGGCTCCATCCTGAGCGTCCCGGCCGAGGCCGACGTCGCGGCCGTGCAGCCCGGCGACGTCCCCATCCAGGTGCTGAACGGCGCCGGCGTGGAGGGTCTGGCCGGCCAGGACCGCGACTTCCTGACCGCCCGCGGCTTCACCGTCTCCGGCGTCGGCAACGCCGACGCCGTCCCCTCCACGGTCGTGCGCCACCCCCCGGGGCAGCAGGCAGCCGCCCAGCTGGTCGCCGACCAGATCCCCGGCGCGACCGTGGCGGAGGTCCCGGAGGTCGCCGACGTCACACTCGTCCTCGGTCCGGGCGCGACGTTCGACGCACCCCCTCCCCCGCCCCCGACAGAGGACCCCGGCGCGGCCGAGGAGGTCCCCCTCGGCGCCGGCGCGGTGCCCCAGGACTGCGGGTAG
- a CDS encoding hemolysin family protein: protein MTGLVGGVVAILLLIANGVFVAAEFALLAARRTRMEQLAAEGDTRAEAAITGLRELSVTLAGAQLGITMASLGLGTVAEPLVAGFFEHLLADNTPLPEEASLAIGFGIGLSIVVFLHMVVGEMAPKSWAIADPERSALALARPFRVFVTVFRPVIVALNAMANGLVRLVGVEPQEELAVAHAPSDLLMVIRESAREGTIGGDEQTLLSRALELSGLDAESVMIPRGDIVSVPADASREEVLQLARRTGRSRIPVHSGDLDHVLGVLTVKDLILSRVDDAGSDAGEGIAALARPALVVPDSRPIEDLLLDMRSERQHVAMVVDEYGSVSGLVAMEDIVEELIGDFDDETDRVSRRLRRRPDGQMVVPGTLRPHELADRTGLALPDGPYETLAGFLEHEIGQVPAVGTTVVHGPLRFTVTARTGFRVTEIRIDAGQ from the coding sequence ATGACCGGCCTCGTCGGCGGCGTGGTCGCCATCCTGCTGCTGATCGCCAACGGCGTGTTCGTCGCGGCGGAGTTCGCGCTGCTGGCCGCGCGCCGCACGCGCATGGAGCAGCTCGCCGCCGAGGGCGACACCCGCGCCGAGGCGGCGATCACCGGGCTGCGGGAGCTGTCGGTGACCCTCGCCGGCGCCCAGCTCGGCATCACGATGGCGAGCCTCGGCCTGGGCACGGTCGCCGAGCCGCTCGTCGCCGGCTTCTTCGAGCACCTGCTGGCCGACAACACCCCGCTGCCCGAGGAGGCGTCGCTGGCGATCGGCTTCGGGATCGGCCTGTCGATCGTGGTGTTCCTCCACATGGTCGTCGGCGAGATGGCGCCGAAGTCCTGGGCGATCGCCGACCCCGAGCGGTCCGCGCTGGCGCTGGCCCGGCCGTTCCGGGTGTTCGTCACCGTGTTCCGGCCGGTCATCGTCGCGCTGAACGCCATGGCGAACGGGCTGGTGCGGCTGGTCGGCGTGGAGCCGCAGGAGGAGCTGGCGGTGGCCCACGCGCCGAGCGACCTGCTGATGGTCATCCGCGAGAGCGCCCGGGAGGGGACGATCGGCGGGGACGAGCAGACCCTGCTCAGCCGGGCCCTCGAGCTGTCGGGCCTCGACGCCGAGTCGGTGATGATCCCCCGCGGCGACATCGTCAGCGTCCCGGCCGACGCGTCGCGGGAGGAGGTGCTGCAGCTCGCCCGCCGGACCGGCCGGTCGAGGATCCCGGTGCACTCCGGCGACCTCGACCACGTCCTCGGCGTGCTGACGGTGAAGGACCTGATCCTCAGCCGGGTCGACGACGCCGGGAGCGATGCCGGGGAGGGCATCGCCGCGCTCGCCCGGCCGGCGCTGGTCGTGCCGGACTCCCGGCCGATCGAGGACCTCCTCCTCGACATGCGATCGGAGCGCCAGCACGTCGCCATGGTCGTCGACGAGTACGGGTCGGTGAGTGGCCTCGTCGCGATGGAGGACATCGTCGAGGAGCTGATCGGCGACTTCGACGACGAGACCGACCGCGTGTCACGGCGGCTGCGACGCCGACCGGACGGCCAGATGGTGGTGCCGGGGACGCTCCGGCCGCACGAGCTCGCCGACCGCACCGGGCTGGCGCTGCCCGACGGTCCCTACGAGACCCTCGCCGGCTTCCTCGAGCACGAGATCGGGCAGGTCCCGGCGGTCGGCACCACGGTGGTCCACGGGCCGCTGCGGTTCACGGTGACGGCCCGGACCGGCTTCCGGGTGACCGAGATCCGCATCGACGCCGGTCAGTAG
- a CDS encoding lactate utilization protein C, whose product MVDGARGAHGEARQVVLDRIRAALDGQPPPAEIPRGYAVDHPALGDQAAVLDRFVDRVTDYRADLTRTGVDGIAAAVAAALGDARSVVVPPDLDGTWLPDHVDSRPDHQLPVADLDAVEAVITAAAVGIAETGTVVLDAGPGQGRRAISLVPDLHVCVIRADQVVATVPQAVRRLDPTRPQTWISGPSATSDIELDRVEGVHGPRTLHVVLVD is encoded by the coding sequence GTGGTTGACGGCGCGCGGGGCGCCCACGGCGAGGCCAGGCAGGTGGTCCTCGACCGGATCCGCGCGGCGCTCGACGGCCAGCCGCCCCCGGCGGAGATCCCGCGCGGCTACGCCGTCGACCATCCCGCGCTCGGCGACCAGGCGGCGGTGCTCGACCGGTTCGTCGACCGTGTGACCGACTACCGCGCGGACCTGACCCGCACCGGCGTCGACGGGATCGCCGCGGCGGTGGCCGCGGCGCTGGGCGATGCCCGGTCCGTCGTGGTCCCACCGGACCTGGACGGCACCTGGCTGCCCGACCACGTCGACTCGCGCCCCGACCACCAGTTGCCCGTCGCCGACCTGGACGCCGTCGAGGCGGTCATCACCGCCGCCGCGGTCGGCATCGCCGAGACCGGCACCGTCGTCCTGGACGCCGGTCCCGGCCAGGGACGGCGCGCCATCAGCCTCGTCCCCGACCTGCACGTCTGCGTGATCCGCGCCGACCAGGTCGTCGCCACCGTCCCCCAGGCCGTCCGCCGGCTGGATCCCACCCGGCCCCAGACCTGGATCTCCGGTCCCTCGGCCACCAGCGACATCGAGCTCGACCGCGTCGAGGGCGTCCACGGGCCCCGCACCCTCCACGTCGTCCTCGTCGACTGA
- the moeB gene encoding molybdopterin-synthase adenylyltransferase MoeB — translation MEPLIAEPAELTNDEIRRYSRHLIMPDIGMAGQGRLKAAKVLLVGTGGLGSPAAMYLAAAGVGTIGLVDYDTVDESNLHRQVIHGTKDIGKRKTESAKETILDINPGVDVIIHETLLRSDNALDIIAGYDLVIDGTDNFPTRYLVNDACAILGKPYVYGSIFRFEGQLAVFWAEQGPTYRDLFPEPPPPGMVPSCAEGGVFGVLCATIGAGQVTEAIKLITGVGTPLIGRMKLYDALDADWRTIKIKSDPDAAPITELIDYEEFCGMPANDHVQEDVSDFDVQITPEEFEKVRDAVTLIDVRDPHEYEISRIEGSRLIPLGELPTRMDELDSADDIVLQCKTGRRSMEALEILRGAGFRKLRNLQGGINAYAREIDPQIPTY, via the coding sequence ATGGAACCGCTCATCGCAGAACCGGCCGAGCTCACGAACGACGAGATCCGCCGGTACTCCCGCCACCTGATCATGCCCGACATCGGCATGGCCGGGCAGGGACGCCTGAAGGCCGCGAAGGTGCTGCTCGTCGGCACCGGCGGTCTGGGCTCACCGGCGGCGATGTACCTGGCCGCGGCCGGCGTCGGCACGATCGGCCTGGTCGACTACGACACCGTCGACGAGTCCAACCTCCACCGCCAGGTGATCCACGGCACCAAGGACATCGGCAAGCGGAAGACCGAGTCGGCGAAGGAGACGATCCTCGACATCAACCCCGGTGTCGACGTGATCATCCACGAGACGCTGCTCCGCAGCGACAACGCCCTCGACATCATCGCCGGGTACGACCTGGTCATCGACGGGACCGACAACTTCCCGACCCGGTACCTGGTCAACGACGCCTGCGCGATCCTCGGGAAGCCGTACGTCTACGGGTCGATCTTCCGCTTCGAGGGCCAGCTCGCGGTGTTCTGGGCGGAGCAGGGGCCGACCTACCGCGACCTCTTCCCCGAGCCGCCTCCCCCGGGGATGGTGCCGTCCTGCGCCGAGGGCGGTGTGTTCGGCGTGCTGTGCGCCACGATCGGCGCCGGCCAGGTCACCGAGGCGATCAAGCTGATCACCGGGGTCGGCACGCCGCTGATCGGCAGGATGAAGCTGTACGACGCGCTCGACGCCGACTGGCGCACCATCAAGATCAAGTCCGACCCGGACGCGGCGCCGATCACCGAGCTGATCGACTACGAGGAGTTCTGCGGGATGCCCGCGAACGACCACGTGCAGGAGGACGTCAGCGACTTCGACGTGCAGATCACCCCGGAGGAGTTCGAGAAGGTCCGCGACGCGGTCACCCTGATCGACGTCCGCGACCCGCACGAGTACGAGATCTCCCGCATCGAGGGGTCCCGCCTGATCCCGCTCGGCGAGCTGCCGACCCGGATGGACGAGCTCGACTCGGCCGACGACATCGTGCTGCAGTGCAAGACCGGCCGCCGGTCGATGGAGGCCCTCGAGATCCTGCGGGGTGCGGGCTTCCGGAAGCTCCGGAACCTCCAGGGGGGGATCAACGCCTACGCCCGCGAGATCGACCCGCAGATCCCGACCTACTGA